A stretch of DNA from Nitrosopumilus zosterae:
TGGGATTACAGATTTAAAAAAGTCAATTAAAATAAAATTAATCTACAAAGATGAAAGTATAACACTTCCTTTATCTCCTGATCATAACATTCCTGGAAAATATCATGCATTTATCAATCCAACTATTTCAGGATTCTACCAAGCGAATATTTTAGGAACAATTGAAGATACTCCAATCAGTTTGTCAATGCATCCGCCCAAAGTTGAAGAACGTGCTTACATTGAGTTTCCTGAACCATCCGATCTCACATTAACTCAAATAATTGATGGACACACTACATTAATTGGAGATATTAATGATTTGAAAGAATCCGTTAGTTCTCTTGAAGAATCAAAACAACAAATGAATGTTGGATATATTGGTATTGGAATAGGTCTAATTGCTATTGTAATTGCTATTTTGTCTCTTGTAAAATCCAAAAAGAATTAACTAGAATTTGATATCTCATCATTTTTTTCAAAAGAACGTCTTAGTAATATTGGTCCAATAATAATCGTGCCTAGTATTACAAAAATCAATGTGGAGAAAATACTTTCTGAGATAATTCCATAAGACAATCCTAATCCTGCAGTAATAAATGCAATCTCGCCTCTTACAATCATTCCGTATCCTATTCGTAGACCTTTGTTCTTATTTTTGAGTAGAATTACTGCTGGAATGCCAGAACCCAGAATTTTTCCAAGAACAGCAATTATCAAAATTATTACAAATAAGACTAGATCCACATTCAAAATATTTGAAATGTCTACGTGTGTGCCAATTATTGCAAAGAAAAAAGGTGCAAAAATAATTTGCAATCTGCCAATAAATTCTTTAACTTGATTAGATAGCTTTGAATCTGCAAGCCCCATTCCTGCAGCAAAAGCTCCAACTATTGGATTAAGTCCTATACTTGCAGCAATTGCAGCTACACCAAATGCTGAACCTAATGCGGTTGCTTGTTTAGTACCACGAGATTCAAGCGAGTTAGGTCTCATAGTTGCTACAGCATGAACTATCTTGGGAAGTAAAAATACAGAACCTAAGAGAAGAACAACCCACAAAATCAATGATTCTGATATCTCAAACAATACCAACTCGACAGATGGTAATGAGTGTGCAATTACAATTGAAATAATGGATGATAGAATTGCCAATCCTAAGACATCATCAAATACTGCGGCATTAACCAAAATATTCCCTTCTTGAGTTTTTTCTTTTCCTAACTCATCCAAAATTGTTACAGCTGCTGCGATACTTGTAGCACTCAATGTTGCACCAATGACCATTGCGACTATCCAATCAATTCCAAGTAAAACAGAAATTCCATATCCTAGAATTAAAGGAACTATGACTCCTGCTGTACCGACTATCAAAGATTGAATTCCTGCTTGTTTTAAACTAGAAAAAGGAAAATGAAGACCAGCTGAAAATAAAATTAAAATTCCTGCAATTTGCCAAAATGATAACATTAATTCATTTAACTCTACAATTGGTCTATCAGAGAATTGTATCAATCCACCTAATGCAAATGGACTTAAAATTATTCCACCAATTACAAAACCGATTATTTCAGAAATTCCAAAATGTTTACAAATTTTTCCAAGTAACATTGAAGGAATCACTAAAACCAGAATTCCAACCAATGTTGGAATCGCATCAAATTCTGTAACCATGGTCATTAAAATTGGCTTGAATTATTAAAACTAATTTTGAAAATCAGTTTTGAGATATGTTAGGAGAATTAGTCGTGGAATTTTTAGAAATTCTATAGAAAACTGCACCTATTCCAATAATTGTTAATCCCACAAGCACAACTTCGATCTCAAATTGAAATCCCATGTAAATTGAAATTCCTAATCCAAATAATGGTAAAATGGGAAATTTACCAATATTTATGGGAACTTTGAATTTTCGTTCAACATTAGGTTCTGTATAACGTAAAACAATCACTGCTAAATTCACTGCAGCAAAAGTTATGACTATTGCAAAAACTGTGATGTTTGCAACAATTACAATATCTCCAATTAATGTGAAAAGCGTTGAAATAATCAAAATCATTACAACTGCTATCCAAGGAGTTTTTGTTTTAAAATGAATTTTTCCTAATATAGAAGGAAATACTTTTTCTCTTGCCATGCCATAAAACATTCTAGATCCTGCAACAAGTGTAATCAAAACAGTATTGGTTATGGCAAAAAGAGCAATTGATGAAAGTAAGATATGTGCTTCTGAACCTAATCCTCTTTCAGCAACCAACGATATTGGAGCAGATGAAGTTGCAAGTTCCTCCCAATTCACTACACGCACTACGGCTAAAGAAACTAGAATGTATATTGTGCCCGAAATTAAAACTGATAAAATTATTGCTTTAGGAATTGTTTTTTTAGGCTTTCTTACCTCTTCAGCAATGTTTGCCATATCTTCAAATCCAATAAATGCAAAAAATATCAAAACAAATACAATAGCAACACCCGTAAATCCTGATGGACTTTCAAGGTAATTTACTGGTTCTGGATTACTGAATGTAAAACCAATTATAATTATTAATATTAATCCCGAAGCTTCTATTATTGTAAAGATAGTATTTGTCCATGATGATTCTCTAATTCCTATAAAATTCACAATTGATAGAATAACTAATAATCCTATAGCAGAAATAATTATTGGAATATCTACAAATTCGGCAAAATATCCACCAAATCCTAACGCAACTGTTGCAGCAGTAATAATAGATGTAATTACTGTTAGCCATCCTATAAGAAATGCAAAAAAATTATTTTTGAAAGCATTTTTAATAAAAATATATTCTGCAGCAGCTTTTGGAAATACTGATGATAATTCTGCATAACTAAATCCTGCAAACAACGCAACAATTGAACCTAAAGCAAACGAAATCCATACAGCATCTCCTGCAATACCTGTAGCTTCTCCAATTAGGACATAGATGCCAGCACCTAAAATCAAACCAACACCATACATGGTAAGATGAAAAAGCCCCATGTGACGTTTTAATTCAGACATGATCCCAAATACTAAGAAATCAGAAAATTTAATCCATATCCTATTATGTATGCAACACCTGCTGCAAGTCCACCAATGATTAATGTGATAATTCCTGAACGAAGCATAGAATGCCGAACAATTTTTCCTTTGAACATACCTACTAGAAAAAATGCTAAAAGAACAGATATAGTAGAATAAATAAATGCATCCGAGTTTGATTCAATACCAATCATTAAAAAAATCATGAATGGGAGTAATGGAATTAATCCAATTAAATTAAAACCAACAAAAGTACTTACAGAACTTTCAAGTGGATTCTTTTCATCATCAATTAATCCCAGTTCTTCTTTCATCATTGTATCTATCCAAACTTTTCTTCTAGATGTAATTATTCGAACAACATCTTCCAGCAATTCATCCTTGAATCCCTTTTCCTTGTAAATCTCTCTAATTTCATCTCTTTCTTGTTCCTCCAAATTATCGATCTCCCATTCTTCTTGTCTTCTCTTCATTTGAACAAATTCATTTCGTGCCTTTGATGCTTGATAATTTGAAGTAGCCATTGAAAATCCATCTGCAAACAAATTTGCAAATCCTAGAATTATAATAACTCCTGGGGACAACGATGCACCAACTACTCCTGCAACTATCGCAAAAGTCGTTACTGCCCCATCAATTGAGCCATAAATAAAATCATCAAAATGCCATTTCATATTGATGCAAGATCTCTTGTTATCTTAGTTATTGACATTCTTTTTTTTGAGAAATTTTTTGTATAAAAACTAAAGTATAATTTCCATTTTTGA
This window harbors:
- a CDS encoding VIT1/CCC1 transporter family protein, which gives rise to MKWHFDDFIYGSIDGAVTTFAIVAGVVGASLSPGVIIILGFANLFADGFSMATSNYQASKARNEFVQMKRRQEEWEIDNLEEQERDEIREIYKEKGFKDELLEDVVRIITSRRKVWIDTMMKEELGLIDDEKNPLESSVSTFVGFNLIGLIPLLPFMIFLMIGIESNSDAFIYSTISVLLAFFLVGMFKGKIVRHSMLRSGIITLIIGGLAAGVAYIIGYGLNFLIS
- a CDS encoding APC family permease is translated as MSELKRHMGLFHLTMYGVGLILGAGIYVLIGEATGIAGDAVWISFALGSIVALFAGFSYAELSSVFPKAAAEYIFIKNAFKNNFFAFLIGWLTVITSIITAATVALGFGGYFAEFVDIPIIISAIGLLVILSIVNFIGIRESSWTNTIFTIIEASGLILIIIIGFTFSNPEPVNYLESPSGFTGVAIVFVLIFFAFIGFEDMANIAEEVRKPKKTIPKAIILSVLISGTIYILVSLAVVRVVNWEELATSSAPISLVAERGLGSEAHILLSSIALFAITNTVLITLVAGSRMFYGMAREKVFPSILGKIHFKTKTPWIAVVMILIISTLFTLIGDIVIVANITVFAIVITFAAVNLAVIVLRYTEPNVERKFKVPINIGKFPILPLFGLGISIYMGFQFEIEVVLVGLTIIGIGAVFYRISKNSTTNSPNISQN
- a CDS encoding cation:proton antiporter → MVTEFDAIPTLVGILVLVIPSMLLGKICKHFGISEIIGFVIGGIILSPFALGGLIQFSDRPIVELNELMLSFWQIAGILILFSAGLHFPFSSLKQAGIQSLIVGTAGVIVPLILGYGISVLLGIDWIVAMVIGATLSATSIAAAVTILDELGKEKTQEGNILVNAAVFDDVLGLAILSSIISIVIAHSLPSVELVLFEISESLILWVVLLLGSVFLLPKIVHAVATMRPNSLESRGTKQATALGSAFGVAAIAASIGLNPIVGAFAAGMGLADSKLSNQVKEFIGRLQIIFAPFFFAIIGTHVDISNILNVDLVLFVIILIIAVLGKILGSGIPAVILLKNKNKGLRIGYGMIVRGEIAFITAGLGLSYGIISESIFSTLIFVILGTIIIGPILLRRSFEKNDEISNSS